In one Pseudodesulfovibrio tunisiensis genomic region, the following are encoded:
- the hisB gene encoding imidazoleglycerol-phosphate dehydratase HisB, whose translation MTKRASAVERATKETSIRLRLSLDGEGSATISTGVGFADHMLTLMAFWGGFDLEVECRGDLEIDSHHTLEDLGLCLGQAFSEALGDRKGIVRTAFTKVPMDEALAEVVVDLSGRPYLVYDDELLPAIIAGDEKDVWREFFKSVAFRAGMNLHIKYEYGRNGHHLLEAAFKALGIALGQAVRIGRKGVSSTKGSLD comes from the coding sequence GTGACCAAGCGTGCATCAGCGGTGGAACGCGCCACCAAGGAAACCAGCATCAGGCTCAGGCTTTCGCTGGACGGCGAGGGCAGTGCGACCATCTCCACAGGCGTGGGGTTTGCCGACCACATGCTGACGCTCATGGCCTTCTGGGGCGGATTCGATCTGGAAGTCGAATGCCGGGGCGATCTGGAAATCGACAGCCATCACACCCTTGAAGACCTCGGCCTCTGTCTGGGGCAGGCTTTCAGCGAAGCTCTTGGTGACAGAAAGGGCATCGTGCGCACCGCGTTCACCAAGGTGCCCATGGACGAGGCGCTGGCCGAAGTCGTGGTGGACCTGTCCGGCAGGCCGTATCTGGTCTATGACGACGAACTCCTGCCTGCGATCATTGCGGGCGATGAAAAGGACGTCTGGCGCGAATTCTTCAAGTCCGTGGCTTTTCGAGCGGGCATGAATCTGCATATCAAATACGAGTACGGCCGCAACGGCCATCACCTTCTGGAAGCCGCTTTCAAGGCGCTCGGCATTGCCCTTGGGCAGGCCGTGCGCATTGGACGCAAAGGTGTTTCAAGCACAAAAGGGAGTCTTGACTGA
- the tatC gene encoding twin-arginine translocase subunit TatC produces MTLDKDGIKAEDTPENETGAELSADDPSLDDNEDGDSANRGLTLSPAKSADSSSEDDENPAGHGDSAAGGDSPVSDSDDSGEEDDLEDEDQEDEEEESGQMSLLAHLSELRTRLVRCVIAVGLGMLACYPLAERMFDLLMEPMKVVLRKVAESHTVFPADFFIELRRSLGMVLQGTDFKYPDKLDLFVQALQDSMSTIMVGGHFQYTYPAEAFFSHIKVAVVAGLFLVSPYLFAQIWGFIAPGLYDHERKWVVPMAMVSALFFTAGALFGYFIVFPFGFDFFASFATTEIAFTPKLNEYLSFCLKLLFAFGVVFELPLFIFFLARLGIVSSKGLRKKRKYAILVSFIVSAILTPPDPFTQTLMAGPLIILYELGVWVAYFFGKKEDRKLKKKIKEEPEQESESDEDSGEAETSESR; encoded by the coding sequence ATGACCCTGGACAAGGACGGCATCAAGGCCGAGGACACCCCGGAAAACGAAACCGGGGCGGAACTGTCGGCTGATGATCCCTCTCTTGACGACAACGAAGACGGCGATTCCGCGAACAGGGGGCTGACTCTGTCGCCCGCCAAATCCGCGGATTCCTCTTCGGAAGACGACGAAAACCCCGCTGGCCACGGAGATTCCGCGGCCGGCGGGGATTCTCCTGTTTCCGACTCCGACGATTCCGGCGAAGAGGACGACCTTGAAGACGAGGATCAGGAGGACGAGGAGGAAGAGAGCGGGCAGATGAGTCTTCTGGCGCATCTTTCCGAACTGCGTACCCGTCTGGTCCGGTGCGTGATTGCCGTTGGACTGGGCATGCTCGCCTGCTATCCGCTGGCCGAAAGGATGTTCGACCTGCTCATGGAGCCCATGAAGGTCGTGCTTCGCAAGGTGGCCGAGTCGCACACCGTGTTTCCGGCGGATTTCTTCATCGAGCTTCGCCGCTCTTTGGGCATGGTGCTTCAGGGTACGGATTTCAAGTACCCGGACAAGCTCGATCTGTTTGTTCAGGCGCTTCAGGATTCCATGTCCACCATCATGGTGGGCGGCCATTTTCAGTACACCTATCCGGCCGAGGCATTCTTTTCGCACATCAAGGTTGCTGTGGTGGCCGGACTGTTTCTGGTCAGCCCGTACCTGTTCGCCCAGATATGGGGGTTCATCGCTCCGGGATTGTACGATCACGAGCGCAAATGGGTCGTGCCCATGGCCATGGTTTCCGCGCTGTTCTTCACGGCCGGAGCCCTGTTCGGCTATTTCATCGTGTTTCCGTTCGGTTTCGATTTCTTTGCCAGTTTCGCCACCACGGAAATCGCGTTCACGCCGAAGCTGAACGAGTACCTGAGTTTCTGTCTCAAGCTGCTTTTCGCGTTCGGTGTCGTGTTCGAACTGCCGTTGTTCATCTTTTTTCTGGCGCGGCTGGGAATCGTTTCCTCCAAGGGACTGCGCAAGAAGCGCAAGTACGCGATTCTCGTTTCCTTCATCGTGTCGGCCATTCTGACGCCGCCCGATCCGTTCACGCAGACCCTCATGGCCGGTCCGCTCATCATCCTGTATGAACTGGGCGTGTGGGTAGCGTATTTCTTCGGCAAGAAGGAAGATCGGAAATTGAAAAAGAAGATCAAGGAAGAACCGGAGCAGGAATCGGAATCCGACGAGGATTCCGGGGAAGCCGAGACTTCCGAGTCCCGATAG
- the tatB gene encoding Sec-independent protein translocase protein TatB — protein sequence MFGIGGPELLIIVVVALIVIGPKKLPEMMKGLGKGIAEFKRVGNDVKSTLDVEIQQAEDDARKREAEAELARRKAEQAKAEAEMEKAKAELAQAEVDKAKAAATVDKAGDGKESA from the coding sequence ATGTTTGGAATTGGCGGACCGGAACTGCTGATAATCGTTGTCGTGGCCCTCATCGTGATCGGTCCCAAGAAATTGCCGGAAATGATGAAGGGGCTGGGCAAGGGCATTGCCGAATTCAAGCGCGTGGGCAACGACGTCAAGAGCACGCTGGATGTGGAAATCCAGCAGGCCGAAGACGATGCCCGCAAGCGTGAGGCCGAAGCCGAGCTGGCGCGCCGCAAGGCTGAGCAGGCCAAGGCCGAAGCCGAAATGGAAAAGGCCAAGGCCGAACTGGCTCAGGCTGAAGTGGACAAGGCCAAGGCGGCGGCGACCGTGGACAAGGCCGGAGACGGCAAGGAGTCCGCATGA
- the guaA gene encoding glutamine-hydrolyzing GMP synthase has translation MQASDKVLILDFGSQFTQLIARRIREAGIYCEIHPCNVDPERVKAFNPQALVLSGGPSSVLDADSPKLNPVYLEMGLPVLGICYGMQLLAHNLGGNVVASADREYGRAQFTAMNDCPLFEGIEEADDLTVWMSHGDRVQAIPEGFEVMGRTDSIEFAAMGDRERHIYALQFHPEVAHTTDGNVIIQNFLFKVAGLKPSWSMASFVDNCIEDLKKQVGDAKVVLGLSGGIDSTVAAVLLHKAIGKNLHCIFVDNGLLRLGERDEVIGFLEEHFDLNVKCVDASEEFLGKLAGVTDPEKKRKIIGYTFIEVFDREAKAIDGVKFLGQGTLYPDVIESESFKGPSAVIKSHHNVGGLPEKMNLKLVEPLRELFKDEVRRAAYELGLPEHIIWRHPFPGPGLSIRVIGEVTEERLSILRVADKVVQNELMASDWYRKVWQGFAVLLPLKTVGVMGDDRTYENVIALRIVDSLDAMTADWSRLPSELLARISNRIINEVKGVNRVVLDISSKPPSTIEWE, from the coding sequence ATGCAAGCAAGCGACAAGGTTCTTATCCTGGATTTCGGTTCACAGTTCACCCAGCTCATTGCGCGGCGAATCCGCGAGGCCGGAATCTACTGCGAAATCCATCCGTGCAACGTGGACCCCGAGCGGGTCAAGGCTTTCAACCCGCAGGCCCTGGTCCTGTCGGGCGGTCCCTCCAGCGTGCTGGATGCCGATTCCCCGAAGCTGAACCCCGTCTACCTTGAAATGGGCCTGCCCGTGCTCGGCATCTGCTACGGCATGCAGCTTCTGGCCCACAATCTGGGCGGCAATGTCGTGGCTTCCGCGGACCGCGAATACGGTCGCGCCCAGTTCACGGCCATGAACGACTGCCCGTTGTTCGAAGGCATCGAGGAAGCTGATGACCTGACCGTCTGGATGTCCCATGGCGATCGCGTTCAGGCCATCCCCGAGGGCTTCGAGGTCATGGGCAGGACCGATTCCATCGAGTTCGCGGCCATGGGCGATCGGGAACGCCACATCTATGCGCTCCAATTCCATCCCGAAGTGGCCCACACCACGGACGGCAACGTCATTATCCAGAATTTTCTGTTCAAGGTGGCCGGGCTCAAGCCCTCCTGGTCCATGGCGTCCTTTGTGGACAATTGCATCGAGGACCTGAAGAAGCAGGTGGGTGACGCCAAGGTCGTGCTCGGCCTGTCCGGCGGCATCGATTCCACCGTGGCCGCCGTGCTGCTGCACAAGGCCATCGGCAAGAATCTGCACTGCATCTTCGTGGACAACGGCCTGCTTCGCCTTGGCGAACGGGACGAGGTCATCGGTTTTCTCGAGGAACATTTCGACCTCAACGTCAAGTGCGTGGACGCTTCCGAGGAATTCCTCGGCAAGCTCGCAGGCGTGACCGATCCCGAAAAGAAGCGCAAGATCATCGGCTACACCTTCATCGAGGTGTTCGACCGCGAGGCCAAGGCCATCGACGGCGTGAAGTTTCTGGGGCAGGGCACCCTGTACCCGGACGTGATCGAGTCCGAGTCCTTCAAGGGCCCCTCGGCCGTGATCAAGAGCCACCACAATGTGGGCGGCCTGCCCGAGAAGATGAATCTGAAGCTGGTGGAGCCGCTCCGCGAGCTGTTCAAGGACGAAGTGCGCCGCGCCGCCTATGAACTCGGCCTGCCCGAGCACATCATCTGGCGGCATCCCTTCCCGGGCCCCGGCCTTTCGATCCGCGTGATCGGCGAGGTGACCGAGGAACGGCTGTCCATCCTGCGCGTGGCCGACAAGGTCGTGCAGAACGAGCTCATGGCTTCCGACTGGTACCGCAAGGTCTGGCAGGGATTTGCCGTGCTGCTGCCCCTCAAGACCGTGGGCGTGATGGGCGACGATCGTACCTATGAAAACGTCATTGCCCTGCGCATCGTGGATTCGCTGGATGCCATGACTGCGGACTGGAGCCGCCTGCCCTCGGAACTGCTGGCCCGGATTTCCAACCGGATCATCAATGAGGTCAAGGGCGTGAACCGAGTTGTCCTCGACATCTCCTCCAAGCCGCCGAGCACGATTGAGTGGGAGTAA
- the guaB gene encoding IMP dehydrogenase: MTKILDKALTFDDVLLLPAYSEVLPDSVDVTTQLTPSIKLNIPLISAAMDTVTEARMAISMARHGGAGVIHKNMSVREQAREIDRVKKSESGMISDPITVHPDDTIAKVKSIMTEYRISGLPVVRGELLAGIITNRDIRFVTDDDTPVSEVMTSRDLVTVPEKISKDDAKKYLHRHRIEKLLVVDDENRLRGLITIKDIDKVKKYPNAVKDDKGRLLVGAAIGVGADCLSRAEAQLRAGADFLVLDSAHGHSRNILKSVADLREAFPDCQLVGGNVATYEGAKALLEAGVDTVKVGIGPGSICTTRVVAGVGVPQITAVMEAARAAREADKCIIADGGIKFSGDIVKALAVGANSCMMGSLFAGTEESPGETILYQGRTYKQYRGMGSIDAMKKGSSDRYFQEKSKKLVPEGIVGRVPYRGVVGESIYQLIGGLRSGMGYTGCASIEELQEKAQMVQISSAGLRESHVHDVSITKESPNYRIDGA, from the coding sequence ATGACAAAGATTCTGGATAAGGCCCTGACTTTTGATGACGTATTGCTCCTCCCCGCGTATTCGGAAGTGCTTCCCGACTCGGTGGACGTTACCACCCAGCTGACTCCCTCCATCAAGCTGAACATCCCTCTGATCTCTGCTGCAATGGACACGGTGACCGAAGCGCGGATGGCCATTTCCATGGCTCGTCACGGCGGCGCGGGCGTTATTCACAAGAACATGAGCGTGCGCGAACAGGCCCGCGAGATCGACCGGGTAAAGAAATCCGAATCCGGCATGATCAGCGATCCCATCACCGTGCATCCGGACGACACCATTGCCAAGGTCAAGTCCATCATGACCGAGTATCGCATTTCCGGTCTTCCGGTCGTGCGAGGCGAACTGCTGGCAGGCATCATCACCAACCGCGACATCCGTTTCGTCACCGATGACGACACTCCGGTCTCCGAGGTCATGACCAGCCGCGATCTGGTGACCGTGCCGGAAAAGATTTCCAAGGACGACGCCAAGAAGTACCTGCACCGCCACCGCATTGAAAAGCTGCTCGTGGTGGACGACGAGAACCGGTTGCGCGGCCTGATCACCATCAAGGACATCGACAAGGTCAAGAAGTACCCCAACGCCGTGAAGGACGACAAGGGCCGCCTGCTCGTGGGCGCTGCCATCGGCGTGGGCGCGGATTGCCTGAGTCGCGCCGAGGCCCAGCTTCGTGCCGGTGCCGACTTCCTGGTTCTGGATTCGGCCCACGGCCACTCCCGCAACATCCTCAAGTCCGTGGCCGATCTGCGCGAGGCCTTCCCGGACTGCCAGCTCGTGGGCGGCAATGTCGCCACCTACGAGGGGGCCAAGGCTCTGCTCGAAGCGGGCGTGGACACCGTGAAGGTGGGCATCGGTCCCGGCTCCATCTGCACCACCCGCGTGGTGGCCGGTGTCGGCGTGCCCCAGATCACGGCCGTGATGGAAGCCGCCCGTGCTGCTCGCGAGGCGGACAAGTGCATCATCGCGGACGGCGGCATCAAGTTCTCCGGCGACATTGTCAAGGCGCTGGCCGTTGGCGCGAATTCCTGCATGATGGGTTCCCTGTTTGCGGGCACCGAGGAAAGCCCGGGCGAAACCATCCTGTACCAGGGCCGCACCTACAAGCAGTACCGCGGCATGGGCTCCATCGACGCCATGAAAAAGGGCAGCTCGGACCGCTACTTTCAGGAAAAGTCCAAGAAGCTGGTGCCCGAGGGCATCGTGGGCCGGGTCCCATATCGCGGCGTTGTGGGCGAATCCATCTATCAGCTCATCGGCGGTCTGCGTTCCGGCATGGGCTACACCGGATGCGCCTCCATCGAGGAACTTCAGGAAAAGGCCCAGATGGTCCAGATTTCCAGTGCCGGACTTCGTGAATCCCACGTCCACGACGTGAGCATCACCAAGGAGTCCCCGAACTACCGGATCGACGGCGCGTAA
- a CDS encoding ABC transporter ATP-binding protein, which yields MSNNSVLKVSDMSMDFGGIRALDEVDFHIAKGEIVALIGPNGAGKTTFFNCITGIYTPTHGDVVVNAGSSGKPKRINGIKPNKVTELGMARTFQNIRLFPSMTALENVMIGTHCRTKSSVWGAVSRNRVTREEERAVVARSYELLELVGLDKYVNELSSNLPYGKQRRLEIARALATDPFLLLLDEPAAGMNPQETLDLERLIVRIRDKFDISILLIEHDMKMVMSMSDRIYVLDYGRMIADGTPSEVGSNPDVIKAYLGEDDDD from the coding sequence ATGAGCAATAATTCCGTCCTGAAAGTCAGCGACATGAGCATGGACTTCGGGGGCATCCGCGCCCTTGACGAAGTGGACTTCCACATCGCCAAGGGAGAAATCGTGGCCCTGATCGGGCCCAACGGTGCGGGCAAGACCACCTTCTTCAACTGCATCACCGGCATCTACACCCCCACCCACGGCGATGTCGTGGTCAATGCCGGATCGTCCGGGAAACCCAAACGCATCAATGGCATCAAGCCCAACAAGGTCACGGAATTGGGCATGGCTCGCACGTTTCAGAACATCCGACTGTTTCCGTCCATGACCGCGCTGGAGAATGTCATGATCGGCACCCATTGCCGGACGAAGAGTTCGGTCTGGGGAGCGGTTTCCCGCAACAGGGTCACTCGCGAAGAGGAAAGGGCGGTGGTTGCCAGAAGCTATGAGCTGCTCGAGCTTGTCGGGCTGGACAAATACGTGAACGAATTGTCCAGCAACCTTCCCTACGGCAAGCAGCGCAGGCTGGAGATCGCCAGAGCTCTGGCCACGGACCCGTTCCTGCTGCTTCTGGACGAACCCGCCGCAGGCATGAATCCGCAGGAAACGCTTGATCTGGAAAGGCTCATTGTCCGCATTCGGGACAAGTTCGACATCTCCATTCTGCTCATCGAGCACGACATGAAGATGGTCATGAGCATGTCCGACCGCATCTACGTGCTGGACTACGGCCGGATGATCGCGGACGGAACGCCGTCGGAAGTGGGGTCCAACCCGGACGTCATCAAGGCTTATCTCGGGGAGGACGACGATGACTAG
- the livM gene encoding high-affinity branched-chain amino acid ABC transporter permease LivM: MSNTMNANGRNNGFPGFFLTAGCSGFPEALKKSLIAAVWFVFLTFPIMVIRVNTIEDTVDWRWMNMVYVAVAVFFGSFVWRWLLARKELKKDETREENRVEALMTRIASDKRLKLIAVAVMACMVAAFPMVFNLYQTNIMISCLTYIMLGLGLNIVVGLAGLLDLGYVAFYAVGAYAYALLNMHWDIGFWAVLPLGAVLGAVTGIILGFPVLRLRGDYLAIVTLGFGEIIRLVLENWGDVTQGPSGISGIDRPTLFGVKLGVIDSTMYMYYIMAGLVVLTIFAVNRLQNSRIGRAWLALREDEIACQAMGIDKTKTKLMAFALGATWAGMAGVVFAAKTTFINPASFTFWESAIILSVVVIGGMGSIRGVIAGAIILILVPEYLRDFAEFRMLLFGSIMVLVMVFRPQGLISAKRKVYKYEPANTASAGNEQ; the protein is encoded by the coding sequence GTGAGCAACACAATGAATGCCAACGGTCGAAACAACGGCTTTCCGGGCTTCTTCCTCACTGCCGGGTGCTCCGGCTTTCCCGAGGCCCTGAAAAAGTCGCTGATCGCGGCCGTGTGGTTCGTATTTCTGACTTTTCCCATCATGGTGATCCGCGTGAACACCATCGAGGATACCGTGGACTGGCGGTGGATGAACATGGTCTACGTGGCCGTGGCCGTGTTCTTCGGTTCCTTTGTCTGGCGCTGGCTGTTGGCCCGCAAGGAGTTGAAGAAGGACGAGACCAGAGAGGAAAACCGGGTCGAGGCGCTCATGACGCGCATTGCCTCGGACAAGCGGCTCAAGCTCATTGCCGTGGCAGTGATGGCCTGCATGGTCGCGGCCTTTCCCATGGTCTTCAACCTGTATCAGACCAACATCATGATTTCCTGTCTGACCTACATCATGCTCGGGTTGGGGTTGAATATCGTGGTCGGGCTGGCCGGTCTGCTGGATCTGGGCTACGTGGCCTTCTACGCGGTGGGCGCATATGCCTACGCCCTGCTGAACATGCACTGGGACATCGGATTCTGGGCCGTGCTGCCTCTGGGCGCGGTTCTGGGAGCCGTGACCGGCATCATCCTCGGCTTTCCCGTGCTTCGTCTTCGTGGCGACTATCTGGCCATCGTCACTCTGGGATTCGGCGAAATCATTCGCCTCGTGCTGGAGAACTGGGGCGACGTAACGCAGGGGCCGTCCGGCATTTCCGGCATCGACAGGCCCACTCTGTTCGGCGTGAAGCTGGGCGTGATCGATTCCACCATGTACATGTACTACATCATGGCCGGGCTGGTGGTTCTGACCATCTTTGCGGTGAACCGGCTCCAGAATTCGCGCATCGGCAGGGCATGGCTGGCCCTGCGCGAGGACGAGATAGCCTGTCAGGCCATGGGCATCGACAAGACGAAGACCAAGCTCATGGCCTTTGCACTGGGCGCGACATGGGCAGGCATGGCCGGGGTCGTGTTCGCGGCCAAGACCACGTTCATCAATCCGGCCAGCTTCACCTTCTGGGAATCGGCCATCATCCTGTCCGTGGTGGTCATCGGCGGCATGGGCTCCATCCGGGGCGTGATCGCCGGAGCCATCATCCTGATTCTGGTGCCCGAGTATCTGCGCGATTTTGCGGAGTTCCGCATGCTGCTGTTCGGCTCCATCATGGTGCTGGTCATGGTTTTCCGTCCGCAGGGACTCATCAGCGCCAAGCGCAAGGTCTACAAGTACGAACCAGCGAACACTGCGAGTGCAGGCAATGAGCAATAA
- a CDS encoding branched-chain amino acid ABC transporter permease, producing the protein MDYFLELFFGGLTRGSIYALIALGYTMVYGIIELINFAHGEIYMIGAFTGLIVAGVLTHLGFPEGSMLVIALTCAVIWSAAYGFTIEKIAYKPLRGAQRLSPLISAIGMSIFLQNYVMLAQTSDFLPFPELLPRFAFLDRFSGVLGSSELVIIAMTALVCVGLSLFIKYTKIGKAMRATAQNRKMAMLVGINVDMVISATFVIGSSLAAVGGVLIASHIGQINYFIGFIAGIKAFTAAVLGGIGSIPGAMLGGLILGWTEAFATGYVSSDYEDVFAFCLLVLILIFRPSGLMGKEKTQKV; encoded by the coding sequence ATGGATTATTTCCTTGAATTGTTTTTCGGCGGATTGACCCGGGGCAGCATCTACGCCCTGATCGCGCTCGGGTACACCATGGTGTACGGCATCATCGAGCTGATCAATTTCGCGCATGGCGAAATCTACATGATCGGCGCGTTTACCGGGCTGATCGTGGCGGGCGTGCTGACCCATCTCGGGTTCCCGGAAGGCTCCATGCTGGTGATCGCCCTGACGTGCGCGGTCATCTGGTCCGCGGCCTACGGGTTCACCATCGAAAAGATCGCCTACAAGCCCTTGCGCGGTGCACAGCGCCTTTCGCCGCTCATCTCCGCCATCGGCATGTCCATTTTTCTTCAGAACTACGTGATGCTCGCCCAGACCTCGGATTTCCTGCCCTTTCCGGAACTGCTGCCCAGGTTTGCGTTTCTGGACAGGTTCTCCGGCGTGCTCGGTTCGTCCGAGCTGGTCATCATCGCCATGACCGCACTGGTCTGCGTGGGACTGTCCCTGTTCATCAAGTACACCAAGATAGGCAAGGCCATGCGCGCCACGGCCCAGAACCGGAAGATGGCCATGCTGGTGGGCATCAACGTGGACATGGTCATTTCCGCCACGTTCGTGATCGGTTCCAGCCTGGCAGCCGTGGGCGGGGTGCTCATTGCCTCGCACATCGGCCAGATCAACTACTTCATCGGCTTCATTGCCGGCATCAAGGCGTTTACCGCGGCCGTGCTGGGTGGCATCGGGTCCATACCCGGAGCCATGCTCGGCGGCCTGATTCTCGGATGGACCGAGGCATTCGCCACGGGCTATGTGTCCTCGGACTACGAGGACGTGTTCGCCTTCTGTCTGCTGGTGCTGATTCTGATTTTTCGTCCGTCCGGCCTCATGGGCAAGGAAAAGACGCAGAAGGTGTAA
- a CDS encoding branched-chain amino acid ABC transporter substrate-binding protein: MRGKLTLFALVFAMASLLLAGCGGEQKEEKKTEAPAAKKLVLGVAGAHSGDLASYGLPTVNAAKLVAAKFNAAGGVNGMTVEIAAQDDQCKPELATNAATKMVSDEVKIVLGHICSGATKAALPIYLESRIVCMSPSATNPPLTQSGEYPNFFRTIAPDDAQARLEVDFARKLGLTKVAVIHDKGDYGKGFASFCKDFADQEPGMEVVLFEGVTPGAVDYSAVVQKIKNSGAEGVIFGGYHPEASKIVSGMRKKGLEIPFMSDDGVKDETFIKVAGKYAEGVYATGPRDFSANALYKEAVEAHRKEFGTDPGPFFPEAYSAAIALLKAVENAKSMAYDDLIEALHSNYVETAVGKIKFDGRGDAEGVGFSVYQVQNGQYVEIK; encoded by the coding sequence ATGAGAGGGAAACTCACGCTGTTCGCGCTCGTTTTCGCGATGGCTTCGCTGTTGCTTGCCGGTTGCGGAGGAGAGCAGAAAGAGGAAAAGAAGACCGAGGCTCCCGCAGCCAAGAAACTGGTTCTCGGCGTTGCGGGCGCGCATTCCGGCGATCTGGCCTCCTACGGCCTGCCCACGGTCAACGCGGCCAAGCTGGTCGCGGCCAAGTTCAACGCTGCTGGCGGCGTGAACGGCATGACCGTGGAAATTGCGGCGCAGGACGACCAGTGCAAGCCCGAACTGGCAACCAATGCGGCCACCAAGATGGTGTCCGACGAGGTGAAGATCGTGCTCGGCCACATCTGCTCCGGCGCGACCAAGGCGGCTCTGCCCATCTATCTCGAGTCCAGGATTGTGTGCATGTCGCCGTCCGCCACCAATCCGCCCCTCACCCAGAGCGGTGAATACCCCAATTTTTTCCGTACCATTGCGCCTGACGATGCCCAGGCTCGTCTTGAAGTGGATTTTGCAAGGAAGCTTGGTCTGACCAAGGTTGCGGTGATCCATGACAAGGGCGACTATGGCAAGGGCTTTGCTTCGTTTTGCAAGGACTTCGCGGATCAGGAGCCCGGCATGGAAGTGGTGCTGTTCGAAGGCGTGACTCCGGGGGCGGTGGATTATTCCGCCGTGGTCCAGAAGATCAAGAATTCCGGCGCGGAAGGCGTGATCTTCGGTGGCTATCATCCCGAGGCCTCCAAGATCGTTTCCGGCATGCGCAAGAAGGGGCTGGAGATTCCGTTCATGTCCGACGACGGCGTGAAGGACGAGACCTTCATCAAGGTGGCGGGCAAGTACGCCGAGGGCGTGTACGCCACCGGCCCCCGCGACTTCTCGGCCAATGCCCTGTACAAGGAAGCCGTGGAGGCGCACAGGAAGGAATTCGGCACCGATCCCGGTCCGTTCTTTCCGGAAGCCTATTCCGCTGCCATCGCCTTGCTCAAGGCCGTGGAAAACGCCAAGTCCATGGCGTATGACGATCTGATCGAAGCCCTGCATTCCAACTACGTGGAGACCGCCGTGGGCAAGATCAAGTTCGACGGCAGGGGCGATGCCGAGGGTGTCGGCTTCTCCGTCTATCAGGTGCAGAACGGCCAGTATGTCGAAATCAAGTAG
- a CDS encoding tetratricopeptide repeat protein: MTDGKATLGRKTVLLILLGSIAAIFAVSFLYRMQNPNLQVHVKQQSRTRAPEGMTQNMAGMAQVKELMARVEKNPEDVEALTELGNMFLMMRAWDRALEPLEKAVQLQPKNVNLLKGVGICYYNKKQYDKAMQVYGEILEITPDDALVFYNMGVISKYALSKPDQAKSFFRQAAEFAGQNEELRLHAEEELKTLESK; this comes from the coding sequence ATGACTGATGGCAAGGCCACGCTGGGCCGCAAGACTGTCCTGCTGATTCTGCTCGGTTCCATTGCCGCGATTTTCGCGGTCAGTTTTCTGTACCGCATGCAGAATCCCAACCTGCAGGTGCATGTCAAGCAGCAGAGCCGCACCCGGGCTCCGGAAGGCATGACCCAGAACATGGCGGGCATGGCGCAGGTCAAGGAACTCATGGCTCGGGTGGAGAAGAACCCGGAAGATGTGGAGGCCCTGACCGAACTGGGCAACATGTTTCTCATGATGCGCGCCTGGGATCGCGCTCTGGAACCGCTGGAAAAGGCCGTGCAGCTCCAGCCGAAGAACGTGAATCTGCTCAAGGGGGTCGGCATCTGCTATTACAACAAGAAGCAGTACGACAAGGCCATGCAGGTTTATGGCGAGATTCTGGAGATCACGCCAGATGATGCACTGGTGTTTTACAATATGGGCGTCATTTCAAAATATGCCCTGTCCAAGCCGGATCAGGCCAAATCGTTTTTCCGGCAAGCTGCTGAATTTGCCGGGCAAAATGAAGAGTTGCGCCTGCATGCCGAGGAAGAGCTGAAAACCTTGGAATCCAAGTAG
- a CDS encoding CcmD family protein, with protein MSAETYLFMANVAVWLGIAGYLCFLGGKASGLEKRVAQLELLGDRDD; from the coding sequence ATGTCTGCAGAAACGTATCTGTTCATGGCCAACGTGGCTGTCTGGCTCGGCATAGCCGGGTATCTGTGCTTTCTGGGCGGAAAGGCTTCCGGGCTGGAAAAGCGCGTGGCACAACTGGAACTTCTGGGAGACCGCGATGACTGA